From Pseudomonas sp. AN-1:
CGGCTGGAGGTCAGCTTGCGCGCCTCCTCCTGTACGGCCTGGATGGCCGCCGCAGCGATCTTCGCCTCCTGCTCCGAGCGCACCGCCACCTGATAGCGAGCGGCGTTTTCGGCCGCTGGAGTGGCGTCCTCGCTGGAGGTCTGCACCACCGAAACGGGAGGGGCCTCGAGCTGCTGCGGCTGGCGATCCGGCACGTCGGCATCGGCGCCGCTGCCGATGTAGATTTTCTCGTGGATCAGCGAGTCGTCCTGGTTGGCGCGGTCGACGATTTCCTGGAAGCGGTCGTGAGCAACGATGCACAGGCGATCCACCGCATCCACGCCGGTACGCTTGCCGTAGGGCAGGCGCAGGCCGCGGCCGATGGTCTGCTCGGTGAGAATTTCCGACGCCGAGGCGCGCAGCGGCACGATGGTGTAGAGGTTGGTGACGTCCCAGCCTTCCTTGAGCTTGTTGACGTGGACGACCACCTCGGTGGTTTCGTCGTGCTCCACCGCCAGCAGGCGCTGCATGGACTCGTCCGACTCCTCGCCGGACTGGTTGGAGTGCACCTCGATCACCCGGCCCCGGTAGCGACCGCCGAAGAACTCGTCCGACTCGATACGCGCGCGAATCTCGGCGGCGTGGGCCGTGTCCTGCGCCACCACCAGCATGAACGGCTTGACGGCGCGCACGCCCTGGCTGCGGGCGTAGTTCTCCAGCTCCACCTTGACGTATTCGTGGTGGTGGATGCCGTCTTCCAGCTTGATGGTTTCCAGCGCCTCGGTCGTGTATTGGTCGGAGCGGAAGTCCTTGCGCGTGGCCACCGCCGGGATCTTCACGTAGCCGTCCTTGAGCGCGCAGGACAGCGGGTAGTGGTAGACCACATTGCCGAACGGGCGCGGCCTGGCGCCGACGGTCTTCGGCGTGGCGGTCAGCTCCAGCCCCAGCACCGGCTTGAGGTCATTGATCGCCTTGGCACCGGCATCGGCGTAGTAGCGATGGGCCTCGTCCATCAGCACCACCAAGTCGGGCAGGTTGGCCAGATACTCGAAGTAGGACTCGCCCAGATACTCCTGCAGGCGGCGCACCTTGGCGGTAGCCGACTTGACGGCGCCCTTCTTGTTGTCGCGGGCGTTGATCTTGGCGATGTTGAAGATGTTGATGTGCAACGTGGAGTCAGCGCCGAACAGGTCGCCGGAGAGGGTGGCCGGCACGGCGTAGTCGAGACGAACGCCGCGGCCATCCTCGTAGTCCTCGCCGGTGATCACCACCGGCGGCGTATTGGCCATTTCCGGGATGCCGGCGAACACGTACTTGGGCTGGCCGAGGGTGAAGTCCTTCTTCAGCTTCTCGTAGATGGTCAGGTTGGGCGCCAGCACCAGGAAATGCCGGCTGCGCCCGGTAATGAACAGCCAGGCGATCATCGCGCCCATCAGCCGCGTCTTGCCCACCCCGGTGGCGAGGGCGAAGCACAGCGAGGGGAAAGCCCGCTCGAAGGCCTGCATGCTCGGGTAGTGGGCCTGAATCACCTGCAGCCAGTGCTGCAGGTCCGGCTCCTTGCCCAGCGGCAACTGGTCGAGCAGATCGACCAGCACCTGCAGGGATTCGCGCTGGGGTTTGCGCAGCGAAAGGTTGGCACTGATTTGGTTGGCTACTCTCTGGCCCTTGATCGGCTCAGCCATGACAGATTTCCTTTCCGTTATTCGTCGTCGAAGTCGTCTTCGTCCGCTGCTTCGCCGGTCAGATCGATGCTGAAGCTGTAATCGTCGTGGTCCCACTCGCACTTGCCGAGAATGGCCCTGGGAATCTTCTTCAAGGTCAGGTTCGGGAAGGCATCGGTGTCGGCCATGAACGCCTTGCAGCAGATCAGCAGGCTGCGCTGGCTGCCGACCTCCTCGCTGATCAGGCGCAACTGGTCGTGGCTCAGGCTGCCGGTAGTGACGTAGATGAAGCTCGTCTCGCTACCCTGCCCGTGCATCCAGAAATGGGTCTGGCTGGGCGCGTAGGTGAAGCCCATGTGCTTGCACATGGCCTCTGCGAGCATCTCGGCGTTGTAGGCCGGATTGATCACCCAGTTGCCCCACTGGTCCTTCTTCAGCAGCGACGGCGCCAGACGCATGTAGCGGAAACCGCCGCCGCCCTGCCAGTTCACCGCCTTGCTGATGCCACCCTGGTCCTCGCCGTCGATGACCTTCTTCAGGCGCGGCACGATATGGGTATGGCAGTGCTCGCCCAGCTCGACCATGATCCAGCGCCGCCCCATCTTGTGCGCCACCGCGCCGGTGGTGCCGGAGCCGGCGAAGGAGTCGAGGACGAGGTCGCCGGGACGAGTGGCAATATGTATCACTCGTTCCAAAAGCTGCTCCGGCTTTGGAGTGCCAAACGGCTCATCGTCAGGAAAGAGAGCCAGGATTTCTTTCTTTGCGGCTTCATTGTCACCAGCAAACTCAGAATCCCACCAAGTCATTGGCACAAGACCTTTTTCCTCTCCTCGGAACTGCTTGATTCTGGGTTTCCCTGTGCCGCTACTGGGAAAATAAACCCGATTATCCTTCAAGTACTCCAAGTAGACTGGTTCAGTGGCGCCCCAACAACGCCCCTTGGGAGGCTCGACAAAGTCACCACTCGCAGTTTTTATTTTATACATCTGGTTCGGACGATAACCTTGTGCACTGAATGGAATAGAACGCCACTCACCGCGAGGATCATTGTCTGGATTTGCGTATCCTGCGCTGTTTGCCGGCAAAAGCTGCCTGGTAGATTTCCAATCCACTGCGCCGCACTTTGCGTATACGAGCATGTGATCATGAGCTGATCCGACTGCAGCCCGATTTTCTCTTGAAGTGCGCTTCTGCCAAACAATATTGGCCACAAAATTCCGGCGCCCAAACACCTCATCGCACAACACTTTCAAATAGTGCGCTTCATTGTCATCGATGGTGATCCACAACGAGCCATCGTCCGCCAGCAAGGTACGGATGAGCTCCAGCCGGTCGCGCATCATGGTCAGCCACAGCGAATGCTCCAGCCCGTCGTCGTAATGGCTGAAGGCGCTGCCGGTGTTGTACGGCGGATCGATGAACACGCACTTCACCTGGCCGGCGTATTTGGACTCCAGCGCCTTGAGCGCCAGCAGGTTGTCGCCCTGGATCAGCAGGTTGTCGTTGTAGCTCGGCGGCGGTTGGTCGGTCAGCAGGTCGCCCTGCCGCGGCAGGGCGGTCTCGGCGCTGTAGGACAGCGCCTTGTCCTCGATCAGGATGCGCGGTTCCAGGCGCGGACGCTTGTCCTTGCCGATCCAGGTCAGCTCCAGTTTGGTTTTTTCGCTCATTGCGGGGTACGGCCTTATTCGTCGTCGAACTGCGCCAGCAGACCGTTGCTTTCGCGGCTGGCGGCGTAGATCGTCAGTTTCAGTTCGGTATGGTCGATCTGCTCAAAGAGCGGGCGCCGCAGGGACAGCCGCTCGCTGGCGGCGAGGATGGTCGGCACGCCTTCGCCGCGCCGTTCGATCAGGTTCTGCCGGCGGGTGACCGGGTCGGCCGGGTAGTAGCGGCTCAGCAGGTTCACCAGGGTTTCGTTGCGGCTGATGCTGTTGGCGTCCATGCTCGCCACCGTCAGGCTGTTGGGCAGCCCGCCAGGTGTGGAGATTTCCATCCGGTCGGCGAACAGGTGCACACGGATGCGGGCGCCGTACATGGCGTAGTCGCGGTGCGCCACGGCATTGACCAGCGCCTCGTAGACCGCACCCGGATCGTACTGGGGAATGTCGATGCGGCCGGGGCGCTTGACCGCCTCCACGCGCATATTGCGCTTGACGAAGTTAAACGCCTGGCGGATCTGCTCGTCGACCGGGCCGTCGCAGTCCTGAGCGTCGAGCTGGTATTCGGCATTGCGCTCGCTGCCGGAATAGGCCACGCACTGCACGTAGGCCGAGGACAGGAAGTCGGCCGGACGACGAGTCAACAGCAGCACGCCGCTGACCGACAGGCGCAGGCGCAGCTCCTCGTCCTCGACCAGCAGGTAGAGCTTCTTCAGTTGCAGGAGCTCCGGCAGGTCACTGCGCAGGAAACGCGCCTTGAGCGCGGGGTCGATATCCTCGACGCCGGTCCGGGGCACCGGCTGCTCGTCGAAGCGGATCAGCCGCGCCATGCTGCGCTGCTGGAACAGCCGGGCGAGCAGCTCGGGCGACATTTCCCGCTTGCTGGAGCCGACACGGTGGAAGTAGCCATGCGGGCTGCGATGGACGAACAGGCTCTTGGCCACCCGCACCCAGACCAGTGGCCGGGCGTTGCCCTGACGGTCGGGCACCTCCACCAGGCGCGTCTCGATGGGCAGCGGCGGGTCGATGGCCTGGCTGGCCATATTGCTTAGCCACAAGTCGACGATATCCAGCTGCTCGCGCTCGATGCCTTCCACTTCGCGCGTCTTGTCGTTGACGCCGAGCAGCAGCACCCCGCCGCTGCCGTTGGCGAAGGCGGCCAGCTCGTCGGCGACGCTGTCGCGATGCGGCTTGGCGACCTTGCTGCCCTCGATGGTCACCGCCTTGAATTCGTAGGCCGAATCCTCGCCCAGGCGTATCTGGTAGATCAGCTCGCGTACCAGTTCCGTGGTGTTGATCATCTCTCGCCCTCCAGGCGCCAGCGCAGAGCGAACAGCGCTTCCTGCCGCTCGCCGATCTGCAGTTTCCTTTCGATCTCCTCGAGCAGCCGGTCTTCCTCGGTCTCGATCTTCTTCTTTTCCTCGTGGTAGTCGAGCATCAGCCGGTCGCGCTCGCGCTCGAGTTTCTGCAGCGCCTTCTTGGCGGCCATCTTCTCCTGCAGGGTTTCCAGCTGACGGACGGCCTTGCGGGCTTCCTTGATCTCCTGATCGAGCTGTCTGATTCGCAGATCCTGGCCGATGCGCTTGTCTTCGGCCCAGCGCTCGAACTTTCCGGTTTCTTCTTCGAAAAAGCGGGCATTGCGGGCCTCGGCCTCGGCCAGATGGGCGAGACGCAAGGCGTCGAGTTGCAACTGCAGGGCTGCGCCATGGCGCAGCGTGGCGGCAGGCGACAATTCGCGGGCCTTCAGCTGCAGCAGACGGTTGCAGGTACGCTCGTCGAGCTCCACGCCGCTGTCGCTGCGGCCGGCCAGCAGCAGGTATTCGC
This genomic window contains:
- a CDS encoding DEAD/DEAH box helicase gives rise to the protein MAEPIKGQRVANQISANLSLRKPQRESLQVLVDLLDQLPLGKEPDLQHWLQVIQAHYPSMQAFERAFPSLCFALATGVGKTRLMGAMIAWLFITGRSRHFLVLAPNLTIYEKLKKDFTLGQPKYVFAGIPEMANTPPVVITGEDYEDGRGVRLDYAVPATLSGDLFGADSTLHINIFNIAKINARDNKKGAVKSATAKVRRLQEYLGESYFEYLANLPDLVVLMDEAHRYYADAGAKAINDLKPVLGLELTATPKTVGARPRPFGNVVYHYPLSCALKDGYVKIPAVATRKDFRSDQYTTEALETIKLEDGIHHHEYVKVELENYARSQGVRAVKPFMLVVAQDTAHAAEIRARIESDEFFGGRYRGRVIEVHSNQSGEESDESMQRLLAVEHDETTEVVVHVNKLKEGWDVTNLYTIVPLRASASEILTEQTIGRGLRLPYGKRTGVDAVDRLCIVAHDRFQEIVDRANQDDSLIHEKIYIGSGADADVPDRQPQQLEAPPVSVVQTSSEDATPAAENAARYQVAVRSEQEAKIAAAAIQAVQEEARKLTSSRQLADESLQQKLIRRVQRTLQEQRPVQQELGGLESEPLPSTAEIESLVRSVTEKAVELTIDIPHITVLPSREVNYGFHDFDLQNLSKIRFEPVSQEMLLRHLESERSASIQWGPQQAREARPEDYLVRQLFARDEVDYDQYADLLYKLAGQLVEHLRSYLHDEAEVENVLLYWQKQLGDFIWAQMQEQRWTTPCDYRGKVIAGFEVLRPATFILPAGEKPRHFRAPITDRRAIRQMVFEGFQRCCFPYQKFDSVEGEWRLAQLLEDDDKVLKWMKPAPGQFRIEYQEGRNYEPDFVVETDRVHLIVEPKRADQIDHDEVQAKARAAVRWCGFANEHALSNGGKPWTYLLVPDDQIVLGMSVARLAAEFEHCPEG
- a CDS encoding ATP-binding protein, whose amino-acid sequence is MINTTELVRELIYQIRLGEDSAYEFKAVTIEGSKVAKPHRDSVADELAAFANGSGGVLLLGVNDKTREVEGIEREQLDIVDLWLSNMASQAIDPPLPIETRLVEVPDRQGNARPLVWVRVAKSLFVHRSPHGYFHRVGSSKREMSPELLARLFQQRSMARLIRFDEQPVPRTGVEDIDPALKARFLRSDLPELLQLKKLYLLVEDEELRLRLSVSGVLLLTRRPADFLSSAYVQCVAYSGSERNAEYQLDAQDCDGPVDEQIRQAFNFVKRNMRVEAVKRPGRIDIPQYDPGAVYEALVNAVAHRDYAMYGARIRVHLFADRMEISTPGGLPNSLTVASMDANSISRNETLVNLLSRYYPADPVTRRQNLIERRGEGVPTILAASERLSLRRPLFEQIDHTELKLTIYAASRESNGLLAQFDDE
- a CDS encoding site-specific DNA-methyltransferase produces the protein MSEKTKLELTWIGKDKRPRLEPRILIEDKALSYSAETALPRQGDLLTDQPPPSYNDNLLIQGDNLLALKALESKYAGQVKCVFIDPPYNTGSAFSHYDDGLEHSLWLTMMRDRLELIRTLLADDGSLWITIDDNEAHYLKVLCDEVFGRRNFVANIVWQKRTSRENRAAVGSAHDHMLVYAKCGAVDWKSTRQLLPANSAGYANPDNDPRGEWRSIPFSAQGYRPNQMYKIKTASGDFVEPPKGRCWGATEPVYLEYLKDNRVYFPSSGTGKPRIKQFRGEEKGLVPMTWWDSEFAGDNEAAKKEILALFPDDEPFGTPKPEQLLERVIHIATRPGDLVLDSFAGSGTTGAVAHKMGRRWIMVELGEHCHTHIVPRLKKVIDGEDQGGISKAVNWQGGGGFRYMRLAPSLLKKDQWGNWVINPAYNAEMLAEAMCKHMGFTYAPSQTHFWMHGQGSETSFIYVTTGSLSHDQLRLISEEVGSQRSLLICCKAFMADTDAFPNLTLKKIPRAILGKCEWDHDDYSFSIDLTGEAADEDDFDDE